In Dama dama isolate Ldn47 chromosome 20, ASM3311817v1, whole genome shotgun sequence, a single window of DNA contains:
- the MAP7D1 gene encoding MAP7 domain-containing protein 1 isoform X9 — protein MESGSRSEPGTGAAPVMVARTPPEPRPSPEGDPSPPPPPPPTSTLVPDTPPDTPPAMKNTTSPKQLPLEPESPSELVGPRPAPQQEESPSSEVKTRGPTPPATGPRDARPPRRSSQPSPPAAPASDSPPTKQDIKKAGERHKLAKERREERAKYLAAKKAVWLEKEEKAKALREKQLQERRRRLEEQRLKAEQRRAALEERQRQKLEKNKERYEAAIQRSVKKTWAEIRQQRWSWAGALHHSSPGHRSLQLSPWESSIVDRLMTPTLSFLARSRSAVTLPRNGRDQAVPLCPRSASASPLTPCSAPRSGHRCAPAGERGDRRKASAGGSPAPARLRPEASPVQKKEKKDKERENEKEKSALARERSLKKRQSLPASLRPRLSAGNAEHSPKSKARPSSPSTTWHRPASPCLSPGPGHALPPKPPSPRGTTASPKGRVRRKDEAKESPSVVGPEDKTQSKGKASDEREPAALASPAPSPVPSPTPAQPQKEQPTEIPAETAVLTSPPAPAPAVTPSKPMAGTTDREEATRLLAEKRRQAREQREREEQERRLQAERDKRTREEQLAREAEARAEREAEARRREEQEAREKAQAEQEEQERLQKQKEEAEARSREEAERQRLEREKHFQREEQERQERRKRLEEIMKRTRKSEAAETKKQDRKEATDNNSSPGIDPAKAVEARPSELQKEELAPQEPQWSLPNKESPGSLVNGLQPLPAHQENGFSPKGPSGDKSLGRTPDALLPFAEAEAFLKKAVVQPPQVTEVL, from the exons TTATGGTAGCCAGGACCCCTCCAGAGCCAAGACCCTCTCCAGAAGGTGACCCCTCCCCACCGCCGCCACCACCACCCACCTCAACCCTGGTGCCCGATACTCCCCCAGACACGCCTCCCGCCATGAAGAACACCACTAGCCCCAAGCAGCTTCCACTGGAACCAGAGAGCCCCTCGGAGCTGGTAGGGCCTAGGCCAGCCCCCCAGCAGGAAGAGTCCCCTTCCTCAGAAGTGAAGACCAGGGGACCCACCCCACCAGCCACGGGCCCACGGGATGCCAGGCCTCCTCGAAGGAGCAGCCAGCCATCCCCGCCAGCAGCACCTGCCTCCGACAGCCCTCCCACCAAGCAAG ACATAAAGAAGGCAGGAGAGAGACACAAGCTGGCAAAGGAGCGGCGGGAAGAGCGGGCCAAGTACCTGG CAGCCAAGAAGGCGGTGTGgctggagaaggaggagaaggccaAGGCACTGCGGGAGAAGCAGCTCCAGGAGCGCCGGCGGCGGCTGGAGGAACAGCGGCTCAAAGCCGAGCAGCGCCGGGCTGCCCTGGAGGAGCGGCAGCGGCAGAAGCTGGAGAAGAACAAG gagCGCTATGAGGCAGCCATCCAGCGGTCAGTGAAGAAGACGTGGGCTGAAATCCGGCAGCAGCGCTGGtcctgggcaggggccctgcaccACAGCTCCCCAGGAC ATCGCAGCctgcaactaagcccgtgggagAGCAGCATCGTGGACCGTCTGATGacgcccaccctctccttcctggcACGGAGTCGCAGTGCGGTCACACTGCCCCGAAACGGCCGGGACCAGG CCGTGCCCCTGTGCCCGCGCTCAGCCTCCGCCAGCCCGCTGACGCCGTGCAGCGCCCCCCGAAGCGGGCACCGCTGCGCCCCCGCCGGGGAGCGCGGGGATCGCCGCAAGGCCAGCGCCGGGGGCAGTCCCGCCCCGGCTCGCCTCCGGCCCGAGGCCTCGCCG GTgcagaaaaaggagaagaaggacAAGGAGCGGGAAAACGAGAAGGAGAAGAGTGCCCTGGCCCGGGAGCGCAGCCTCAAGAAGCGCCAGTCGCTGCCTGCTTCTCTGCGCCCGCGCCTCTCCGCTGGCAACGCAGAGCACAG TCCCAAATCCAAGGCCCGGCCATCCTCTCCCTCCACAACCTGGCACAGGCCTGCCTCCCCCTGCCTCAGCCCAGGGCCAGGTCATGCTCTGCCCCCAAAACCACCATCCCCCCGAGGCACCACTGCATCACCCAAGGGGCGAGTTCGGAGGAAGGATGAGGCAAAGGAGAGCCCCAGTGTGGTGGGGCCTGAGGACAAGACCCAGAGCAAGGGCAAGGCCAGTGACGAGAGGGAGCCTGCAGCCCTGGCCTCACCAGCCCCCTCGCCTGTGCCCtcacccaccccagcccagccccagaaAGAGCAGCCCACAGAGATCCCTGCAG AGACAGCTGTCCTGacctcacccccagcccctgctcccGCGGTGACTCCTAGCAAACCCATGGCTGGCACCACGGACCGAGAAGAGGCCACTCGGCTCCTGGCTGAGAAGCGGCGCCAGGCCCGGGAGCAGCGGGAGCGGGAGGAACAGGAGCGGAGGCTGCAGGCCGAAAGGGACAA GCGAACGCGAGAAGAGCAGCTGGCTCGCGAGGCCGAGGCCCGGGCGGAACGGGAGGCGGAGGCCCGGAGACGCGAGGAGCAGGAGGCTCGGGAGAAGGCGCAGGCCGAGCAGGAGGAGCAGGAGCGGCTGCAGAAGCAG AAAGAGGAGGCCGAAGCTCGGTCCAGAGAAGAAGCGGAGCGGCAGCGTCTGGAGCGGGAAAAGCACTTCCAGCGGGAGGAGCAGGAGCGGCAAGAGCGCAGAAAG CGCCTGGAGGAGATCATGAAGAGAACTCGGAAGTCAGAAGCTGCTGAAACCAAG AAGCAGGACAGAAAGGAGGCGACGGACAACAATTCCAGCCCAG GGATAGACCCTGCGAAAGCTGTGGAGGCTCGGCCCTCGGAGCTGCAGAAAGAGGAGCTGGCCCCCCAGGAGCCTCAGTGGAG CCTGCCAAACAAGGAGTCGCCAGGGTCCCTGGTGAATGGGCTGCAGCCTCTGCCAGCGCACCAGGAGAACGGCTTCTCACCTAAGGGACCCTCTGGGGATAAGAGTCTGGGCCGGACGCCAGACGCTCTCCTGCCCTTTGCAGAGGCAGAAGCCTTCCtcaagaaagctgtggtgcaGCCCCCGCAGGTCACAG AAGTCCTGTAA